In Mongoliitalea daihaiensis, one DNA window encodes the following:
- a CDS encoding helix-turn-helix domain-containing protein yields the protein MKNIGIEKVAIDLGVVEFLGKISEQNREKFAAALLKSGLELMDDKKSQLIEQIKNHIIEMVHYSEETPKLNFSSVISEKLGMDYKYLSSLFSEVKGLTIEQFVIHHKVERIKELLLYDELSIKEITCLMHYRSVAHFSAQFKKLTGLTPSYFKQLRQYRKRIELEKI from the coding sequence TTGAAAAATATAGGAATAGAAAAGGTTGCAATAGATTTGGGAGTTGTTGAATTTTTGGGAAAGATTAGCGAACAAAATAGAGAGAAGTTTGCGGCGGCTCTGCTAAAATCAGGTTTAGAATTAATGGATGATAAGAAATCCCAGCTGATTGAGCAAATCAAAAATCACATTATTGAAATGGTACATTACTCGGAAGAGACACCAAAATTGAATTTTTCCTCTGTGATCTCGGAAAAGTTAGGTATGGATTATAAATATTTATCTAGTCTTTTTTCTGAAGTAAAGGGACTAACTATAGAGCAATTTGTGATTCATCACAAAGTTGAAAGAATCAAAGAGTTATTGCTTTATGATGAGTTAAGCATCAAGGAAATCACTTGCCTGATGCACTACAGGAGTGTGGCCCATTTTTCCGCTCAATTCAAAAAATTAACTGGTCTGACGCCAAGTTATTTTAAACAGCTAAGGCAATACAGAAAACGGATAGAGTTGGAGAAAATTTAA